A single Anopheles maculipalpis chromosome 3RL, idAnoMacuDA_375_x, whole genome shotgun sequence DNA region contains:
- the LOC126563651 gene encoding uncharacterized protein LOC126563651 yields MFLPIVLITLSALLHSATAGCRVYLNGNLTQTHAPLFLKHVGNQYHLLEPTGPYFEWRQAETIVVGCSPVKNTLTNTDSDLATITCIQNQEFNLVESSKRIALGDISCSSAVSGVIQNSNKLCANGAGHLYDVGFNFKANSLIKYFQVCYNATKSSTIYREHRILGKAINHAQINNNRPAFKLGGVTSTVRLASVYTQRHQQERFSTLLGSSAQAAKYINSTSYLAKGHLTPDGDAVLDSWAGATYFFINAAPEWQVVNGGNWLRVENAARKVSTQLDDTVHVFSGVYDILQLPDKNGNPVSLSLGDDGTVEVPKWLWKVVVHYPSGKGIALISLNNPFAAKAETLCEDICSRYGWHQKEFHDLRKGYTHCCSVPAAQKAIKLISKSIKCNDILELR; encoded by the exons ATGTTCTTGCCCATCGTTTTGATAACGTTATCTGCGCTTTTGCACAGCGCCACCGCCG GATGCCGCGTGTACTTGAATGGGAATCTCACGCAAACCCATGCACCACTATTTTTGAAGCATGTCGGCAATCAATACCATCTCCTGGAACCTACAGGCCCGTACTTTGAATGGCGTCAAGCGGAAACGATAGTGGTTGGGTGTTCTCCTGTGAAAAACACGCTGACAAATA CTGATTCTGACTTAGCCACTATCACATGCATCCAAAATCAGGAGTTCAACTTAGTTGAATCTTCAAAACGCATCGCTTTGGGTGATATTAGCTGCAGTTCGGCAGTTTCGGGAgttattcaaaattcaaacaaactaTGCGCCAACGGGGCTGGCCATCTCTACGACGTAGGATtcaattttaaagcaaattcATTAATCAAGTACTTTCAGGTGTGCTACAACGCTACAAAATCGTCCACTATTTACAGAGAACATCGAATTCTTGGGAAAGCCATAAATC ATGCACAGATCAACAATAATCGACCCGCCTTCAAACTGGGTGGTGTCACATCAACAGTCCGCCTTGCTTCCGTTTACACGCAACGCCATCAGCAGGAACGATTTTCGACACTGCTTGGATCATCAGCGCAAGCAGCCAAATACATTAACTCAACGTCCTATCTAGCCAAGGGCCATCTTACGCCAGATGGCGACGCGGTGCTTGATAGTTGGGCGGGAGCAACCTATTTCTTTATAAATGCTGCTCCCGAATGGCAG GTTGTTAATGGTGGTAACTGGTTGCGTGTGGAGAACGCAGCTCGTAAAGTGTCAACACAGCTGGACGACACTGTGCATGTGTTCAGCGGTGTGTACGACATTCTTCAGCTGCCCGATAAGAACGGTAATCCGGTTTCTCTAAGCCTAGGCGATGATGGCACAGTCGAAGTACCGAAATGGCTGTGGAAGGTGGTAGTTCATTATCCGTCCGGCAAGGGTATTGCGCTCATCTCGCTAAACAACCCATTCGCAGCGAAAGCAGAAACTTTGTGCGAAGACATCTGCTCACGGTACGGCTGGCATCAGAAGGAGTTTCATGATTTACGGAAAGGTTATACGCACTGTTGCAGTGTGCCGGCAGCgcaaaaagcaatcaaactGATATCCAAGTCAATCAAATGTAATGACATACTAGAGCTAAGGTAA